Below is a window of Pueribacillus theae DNA.
CAGGGTTTTTATTCGCGATTATCATCATGGCTTTTCTCTTAAACTATTTTATGACGATTACGAAGATCCCGATTTACTTAGCCGATCTTCTGAATGGATTATCACTTCCGCCTGCACTGTTGTTTGCGATTATTGTCCTGATGTACCTCATTTTGGGAGCAATCATGGACGCGTTAGCGATGGTTGTGATCACAATTCCAATCATTCTGCCGCTTATCACTGCAATGGGGCATGATCTCATCTGGTTTGGTGTCATTATCGTTATACTTATTGAACTTGCTATGATTACACCACCTGTTGGCATGAACTGTTTTGTGTTAAGGGGAGCAGCGCCTGAGCTTTCATTAGGTGAAATCTTTAAAGGTGCTGTAATATTCANCTATTCCCTGACATTGCTATATTTTTACCGAGCAATATGTATTAATATGAATATGAAATGAATGTTTCATAATACAAAAATAAGTTCCTTCTTTCTTGAAACTTTTTTCAGGAAAGTAAGGAACTATTTATTCAAAAGAGGGTGAATGAAATAATGGACTGGCAGAAATTATATCAATCTCGTACATTGTCTGTTCAAGAAGCGATCCGACAAATTGGCGAAAATCAAAACATCTATCTTGCAGCATATTGCAGTGAACCGCAAACATTAGTGGAAGAATTAGTTAATCAAAAGGAACGTTTAAAAAGGTCTACTTTATTTGTAAATGTCGCAGGCAGTCCGTTGCTATATGCACAAGAAGAATGTTTGCCGTATTTTCAAATTCGTGCTTTTCTTTCAACTTTTGGCTTAAAGAATGCGATGCAAAACGGCGATTGTGATTATGTTCCTGTTAATTTATCTGAAATTCCTAAACTTATTAAACAATCAGAGGTTGATGTGGCGATGATCCAAGTGTCGCCTCCGAATGATGATGGATATTGCAGCTTGGGAATTTCTGTTGAAGCCATTCATGCTTTAGTCGAGAAAGCTAATTATGTCATTGCAGAAGTAAACGACCAAATGCCGTTTACTCATGGCGAAACATTAGTCAATGTGGATCAAATCGACTGCTTTGTTGAATCATCGCGTCCTCTTCTAGAAATTCCTGAAGGAAAAATCAGTGATGTTGAAAAGAAAATTGGTGAAAATGTCGCGGACTTAATCCCAGATGGCGCAACGATTCAATGGGGAATCGGAAATATCCCGAACAGCGTATTATATTCTTTAAAGGACAAAAAGGAACTTGGTGTGCATTCTGGCTCAATCACCG
It encodes the following:
- a CDS encoding acetyl-CoA hydrolase/transferase family protein, which translates into the protein MDWQKLYQSRTLSVQEAIRQIGENQNIYLAAYCSEPQTLVEELVNQKERLKRSTLFVNVAGSPLLYAQEECLPYFQIRAFLSTFGLKNAMQNGDCDYVPVNLSEIPKLIKQSEVDVAMIQVSPPNDDGYCSLGISVEAIHALVEKANYVIAEVNDQMPFTHGETLVNVDQIDCFVESSRPLLEIPEGKISDVEKKIGENVADLIPDGATIQWGIGNIPNSVLYSLKDKKELGVHSGSITDPVIELIEKGVITNSKKSVVPNKIVCTTLLGTEKLFRYVHNNPMVELHPADFTHNGKIIGQIDDFYAINSALEVDLTGQINAESIKNTTVAGVGGQMDFIRGAKNSKGGKSIIAFPSTLKGGKKSRIKAAIECVTSLKSEVDYIVTEYGVASLFGKSLKERAAELISIAHPDFRDELREQLKVAKL
- a CDS encoding TRAP transporter large permease subunit, with amino-acid sequence MTITKIPIYLADLLNGLSLPPALLFAIIVLMYLILGAIMDALAMVVITIPIILPLITAMGHDLIWFGVIIVILIELAMITPPVGMNCFVLRGAAPELSLGEIFKGAVIFXYSLTLLYFYRAICINMNMK